The Archocentrus centrarchus isolate MPI-CPG fArcCen1 chromosome 12, fArcCen1, whole genome shotgun sequence nucleotide sequence TTCCATTATGcatttttctatccagatatgTTTGTACTTTTTTGGCAGTATGTCTGAgatcattttcatgctgaaaaatgaagccattgtcAACCAGATACTTTCCAcgtggtattgcatggtggataaAAATCTGAcattacttttctgtgttcataattccatcagttttgacaagatcccctaAACCAacagctgaaatgcagctccaaaccatgacagagcctcaactgtgttttacagatggctatcGATTCTTACTGTTGTACTTCTCTCCTGACCTCAATTTGcaatttgaacaaaaattttCAGATCTGGactcatcactccataagaccatttgactgattttcagtccatttcttgtgtaatttggaatACCCCAGCCTTTTTCtgcatttcccttccttaagaagagcttcttgacagccacactTCCATTGAGACAACTTCTGatcaggcttcagtgaacagtagcttGATCAACAGAAGAGCTGGACGCATCTCTCAGGTACTGGGTCATGTCTTTGCTTTTCCTATATCTTACATGAATGCCCGAtacagttcatctgctgtacaTACCTTTTTTCAGCGTCCCAAATCGTTTATCCTCTACTTGTCCAGTGTCCTCAAATGTATTAAGCAAAACATGTCAAAGTGTCCCAAGTTTTTGTCTATTAACTCTTTAGAATtgtcttgttggtgcaaaaaatatTCGTTTATACCGGTCAAACTAGGATCTCGCAAACTAggcattttttgtagatttgactaaagaaatgggaacaaattatgcattttttgcaacaggctgctagtaacaaagtgcctaatgataaaaattttaaattgtctCTGTGCTAAGTtgtttatgtgtagacacagcactagttcatcctttgagttaggtATCTTGTTTTATGCTTGAACAATTCATAGGTCATTGTTAAGTTGCagaacttaaaaaaagaagaagaaaaaaatagttagaaaaaaaatagttagGTACAATGagtggactgaaaataaataaaaatgcagccaGCATGTCCAACTGTTGCTAAAGaccattacaaaaaaaaaaaaaaaaaaaaaaaaaaagtttagttcCTTAAAAgcaaaatggagaaaaatgagGAGTGGTTCAAAGACAGATCCATGCCTCTGTTACTGCACTGAAGACAGTGCTGAGTACAGTAAACTATGACGTCAGAGCCAATCTTCTGGGCAAACTTTAAGATGAAACGATTTCTAAATTACTTCAAGCATCATTTGCAGCATTAAGTTCTGTGAAAACCTGTAATTATCAGACAAAGCTCACTTAAGGCTATTTTGTGTACTTCTGTAAATCTGATAAAATCTTTACATATATCAGAACAACTCAAAGCAGTAAGAAGATTGCGTCCCAGCTGTTATGACTGCTAAATGGAACATAGCTAGACTGATACACAAGTAATGTGAGTTTAATTTGAAGCTATACAAAGGTTTTAATAGGTGTCTTTAAATGTTTGGCAGCCAAACAGCTAATTCATAGCAGATTTTCTAGCTTTAGATTAATTTTCGGGTCAGTTTTGTCAGTACAGatggtttttttaaaaaagccgcAAAACGGCGTCTCGTCTAGAAAACAATGGTTTTTAATACTTTCATGTCTAGTAATTTCCCTTACGCAATACTTCGTGTATGTGTAAAAAGTCTCTGCCACTCCAGTAGTACGGTTTATAAGTGGAGCTtgtaaaaagcaaaacatgctcgagagaaagagagggggagACGTGTTAGGAGACCCGAGCAGTTCCTCCACCAGCAGTAACGGTCTGATTTTCAAACTTCTCGGCGGTTTTTATTCTCACCTGAATATTCAAAGTCCCCCCCAAACAGCTTATTTAAAATTTACTGACAGTCTCAAAGTTTGCTACCTTTAACAGGCGGTCGTCTAAGCCCATTTCATGGAAATCCAGCCTCTCAGAAGCCATCTCTTCAACCTCAACAAGCTCACATGTGCGTCGCAGGTTTCTGACGTCATGGCGCCTTTAAGCGCctgcggaaaaaaaaaaaagagaatactTTGTAATCAATCTCATGATACTACATGCAATTTTCTATATCATGTGTTCGAATTCTAAACCCCATTTTCTTGTGTTCAAATACGAAACTGAAGTAAATGCCAAATATATATTctaagttatatatatatttttttaaatctagtgAGACTATACAATTATGCCACCACTACAATGTCtttatctgttttctgtttgcatttttaacATCTTATTTGTTGTTATGGATACTGttcttttgcacttttttattttgtgtgtacaGTACATTGCAATAACGCTTTTAATGTTCTTAACTGAACACTAAGCACTTTTTACCACAAGCCATAGTCACCATTTCACACAGTACTTTATTCTAAGAGTTCAGGTACACTTCAGTGCAaactggaggagctgaagatcaAACCACCTTCCCATTAGCAGATGACCCACTCTTCCTCCTGAACCCCAGTGACCCCTGTATCGTGCAACTCCTCTTTGAGAACATTAATTGGACATTGATTTGGACCTAAAATAACAAATGCGTTACACCTTATTTAATctatttcatgtatttcttttcttttgtactGTGGTGATGCACCCTGGAAACTAACACCACAAAGTCCCACATACTGCTTCATGATACAGACCTCTGACGTgtcaatactgtgaatgcttcaaaatattcacagtattgttcttctccaaaatcaatttttttcttccatacgTTTTTTGCTTGTTAATAACTTCAGCACCATTTGTGCTACAGAAACccttctggtatcaaaatgtcCAGCTTCTTCTGGAGATTcatgctattacttttctttttgtaacttttgtaattttaaaaatattaagcttttattgattttttgcCCAATTCAAATGGCAACCGGCCTATCTGCCTAGCAACCAGCCTGGCAACCGACCTAGCAATTGACCTAGCAACCGACCTAGCAACCGGCCTAGCAACCGACCTAGCAATCCGGCCTAGCAACTGAACTAGCAACCGACCTAGTAACCAACCTAGCAACTGGCCTATCTGCCTACCAACTGACCTAGCAACCGGCCTAGCAACCGAACTAGCAACCGACCTAGTAACCAACCTAGCAACCGGCCTATCTGCCTACCAACTGACCTAGCAACCGACCTCGCAACCGGCCTATCTGCCTAGCAACCAACGTAGCAACCGGCCTAGTAACCGACCTAGCAACCGGCCTGTCTGCCTAGCAGCCAGCCTGGCAGCCGGCCTAGCAACCAACCTCGCAACCTACCTAGCAACCGGCCTATCTGCCTAGCAACCAACCTAGCAACCGACCTAGTAACCAACCTAGCAAGAAAATGATAAAGAGAATAAATGGCAGCTGCAATTGAGACAATACAACAGGAAGTATGCAGAAAAAGTGAACATCCAAGAAATAACTATTCAAAGTGACAACaagtcaataaaacaaaaagaagtgaggaaatcaaacaagaaaaaaaagaaaatagtgaaatgctttttctagtttatCTTGTTATTGTCTGATACTGGAAAGAAATAGCACTATTTCACATAGCCAGAGTCACTctgaagaaattttaatttCTCTAGTAATATTGAGGTAGTAATCCCAAATTTAGATTTTCTacagttattattttcttttagggtctttctaaagaaaaaaataaaacataatcagtctttaaaacattaaaaagtaatCAGTCTTAAGACAAAAAATTTCTGTCAATTTCTGTTTACACAAGAAGAACAACACTGCATTGCTCCAGTGATTGGATGCGATGTGATGGAAAGTTCCAGAGCGGATGGACCTTGTAGTAAGATTGTTATTCGCCTTTTCATACATTATTTTTAACGCCTTCCCCCATTTGGCCGGCAGATGGCGGCAACCCCACACAATGACCAAAATATGGACCaccattaataataaataacaccACTACCCTCATCACGTCAACTAGAGTGTAGCGGGTTTCTCTTTCGCCTGATGGGTGGAAGATGCCTGGTTCGATCCTAGGACGTCTCATAAATCCTTTttggggttgcgtcaggaaATAAGCTACTTTCAGTTGTACAGTGGTCGCAGGGGGTCGGCGTAAAAatatgccaaatcaaatatgcggaGCTACCCACTGGGGCGACCCCTTGTGACCAATGTGACTAAGGGAGCAGGTGAAAGTAGCTTATTTCAACACAACCAGTAGTAAACTGCCACAGAGAAGAACTGGAGAAGCTCTTTGCACTGCGTGACTgaacaatattttaaatgtcgTTTTAAAATGGGAGCTCCGTCCGTGGAGTCACACACCTTAATGAAGACTTGTTGAGAACACTGTGAAGATGCCTCGTGAATGCTGAGGAGCAACAGCAGCTGTCTCGTCTTCAGTTATCCTCCCATTGCAAATAAATGAGTCAATATGGCCGCAGAGCAGCGAGCCCTGCACAACTGAGACGGAATAAAACAGCATACAGGTAAATACAAATATGCCGTTtgcgctaaaaaaaaaatataaaaaaaaaaacccgcaaACGCTTAAAATACAAGgcctgcatgtttttgtttgtagctGCAATTACAAAGTAACACCCGACGACCAAGTATTAATCAAAATAAAGCTACAGGTAAATTTGTTATAAAATGTAATATTCAGATAAGAGGCATAGTTATTATAACCCCAGATCAGTTTATATTTGATTTCATTCTGAACGCGCGTATGTGTGAATTGCTTCAATATGTAATGGAAAAAACGGtacttttcatctgttttcCCAGATTAAATGGCGTTCATGTCTCGATTCTCTCGGTCCCGGAGCAGCTCCAGGTCTCCGAGCCGAAAAGACTCCGAACGCGCCTCCCCGAACCTGTCCGTTTCCGAGCTAGAGAGGCTCCTATACACGGGCAAAACGGCCTGCAACCATGCAGACGAAGTATGGCCACGACTCTACATTGGAGACCAGTGAGTTTACTGACCTTTAAGCTGTGGCAGAATAAGTAAATATTCAGTAAGAATTAATGAATACTTGAAAGGTAACAGTTCACTTACAGCACTATTTTATTACTTCTTAGAAATAAAGTAAAGCATAACAGTTGTAAAGAATACCCATTGCTTAAATGAACACCTAATGAGTACTAGTTTTACTTAAGTAATTATTCTGACCTGCCACCATATTAGTTGAAAGCTGTTTAGTCAAAAGCAGTCTCTTTTTATGTCGCATTCATAAGCACAGGAGTCACATAAGAGTTACATATCAGCATAAATCATACAAGTTTTGTAGTCAAGTAAAAAATCAATTTGACTGCCAAAACTGTAAAATCCTTCTCTTCTCTGTAGGGATATTGCATCAGATCGCCGTGAGCTGGCCAAACTTGGCATTACACACATCCTCAACTGTGCACAGACGAAGTGGCGCGGGGGAGCCGAGTATTACGCCGGGATGAACATCACCTATCACGGCATCGAGGCTCATGATTCCCCAACTTTTGACATGAGTGTCAACTTCTATCCTGCTGCTGAGTTCATTCACAAAGCCCTCACCAGCGGAGGTTAGTCTGAGAATGGGCGTGTGGGGGTTTGTGTGTGAAGATAACATGAAGGAAAATCACCACTTAAAATAGTCTATAGCTCGGGGAGaaagcaggtcatctaccaattgAAAGGCCAGTGGTCTGCATGTTAAAAACGTTACCATATTACTCTGGTGCCTCTATCGTATGTGCatgattaaaaagaaatctctgtgtgaaTAGATACTGAATAAAGTGCTGTGTGAATGACTGAATGTGGCTTGTAGGTAGTGTGGTAACACTTTAAGCACTCAGTAAGAGTGCAAAAGCAGTATATAAGTACCAGTATTTTTATTCTGGAGAGTTAGACgggaaaacaagcagaaataaCAACACTCTAAATATTTTGTTGGGAATAAGTATGTCTGTGTAAAACAGACATACTAATTCCCAACAGAATTAGTATGTCTATGTAAAACACCGTCTAAGTCTTTAAAAGGAATCCTGATGATGAAGACATCTGTAGCTTATATTAACATCAGCAGTtgaaatctgattttaaaaaacaacagaacaaaacgTGGTTTTAtagaattaaatatattttcttttgtatGCCACATTGTTGTTTGCATGTCAGTGCAGTGGTGGGGACATAAACATGCTTTCTGTTGAATCTTTTCAATTTGAACCTGAGTGTAACATAAGAGAGGAACAAAGCATGTCAGACATGATTTAAAATTTGCATCAGAATGAAGACCGTCACAGAGATGACAGTGTCTGTTCAGCTCCTGTTCCTCTGTGCCAGCTGTCAAGGACAGCATTTGTTGTAAAGAGCTCTGCTTTCTGTCATCAACTGGAGGTCAGAATTTTTTGTGATATAACATCTTCCCCTAGCAATAATGCCAGAGTTTAACATGCAACACAATCACATATTCCTCTTCTGCTTTCTTATCCAAGTCAGTTTCATGTGAATCCTCACAATCCACATCTGCATGCACTCTCATTTGTTGACAGTTTGTGTACTCAACCAAGAGTGCATTGTGCACACAAAGCAATGATGGCCTTTATAGGTCAAAATATGTTAAACTTGTAGAATttttaaaacagtgaaaaatatttGGTGTTTTTCTAATTGTGTGCATTAGTAGGTGAAGATATCTATACTGTATTAAGTCCCTGTGGGACTTAATACAGTAAGTAAAAATGAGTTATTACATTactagaataaataaaaaaggactTCTTTAAGCTAAGATAGGACATTATCAGACTGTggcattttatacattttaaatgaatctGTTGATTTTTGAAAAGTATCATATACCCACCAGAAAACCTAAAGCTAACCTATTTTAGGCCAAAAGTATTTacaaatcaaaataatttttttttttttggggggggggggttcaatcacttccatggccataggtgtataaatcaagcacgTAGACATGCAGAATACTTGTGTCATGCAGAGGCATGCAGAATGTGTCGCTCTCAGGAGTTCAGTGAATTTCAGTGTGGTATCGTGATAGGATGCCCCCTGTGCAACAGGagcagtcatgaaatttcctcactattaaatattccacagtcaactgttagtgggattatgacaaagtggaagtgattgtgaacaacagcaactcagccatgaagtgataggccacataaaatgacagctcTGTCAACAAGGGTCAGCGGATGCTTTCTGCAGTCGACCGCTAAAGACCTCCAAacatcatgtggccttcagattagctcaagagcaatgcatagagagcttcatggaatgggttttcatGGCCAAGCAGGTGCatccaagcacaatgcaaagtgtccgatgcagtggtgtaaagcaggctgccactggactctagagcagtggaaatgtgttctctggagcgACGAATCACAGTTCTCCATCTGGCAAGCTGATGAATGAGTCTGAATTTGGCAGTTACCGGGAGAACGgtatttgtctgactgcattgtgccaagtgaaATGTTTGGTAGAGGGAGGATTATGGTGTTGGGTTGTTTTTAGGAGTTGGGTTCGGACCTGTTGTTCCAGTGAAATGAACTCTTagtgcttcagcataccaagacattttggacaatttcttgTTCCCAAATTTGTGGGAATAGTTTTGGGATGGCCTCTCCCTGTTCCACCATGACTGtgtcaaaacacaaagacatgaatgagtgagtttagtgtggaagaacttgactggcctgcacagagtcatgacctcaacctgatagaacacctttgggatgaattagagcagagactgtgagccaggccttctcatccagcatcagtgtctgacctcacaaatgtgcttctggaaaaatgatcaaaaattcccataaacacactcctaaaccttgtggaaagccttcccagaagagttgaagctgttatagctgcaaagggttggctgacatcatattaaaccctatggattaagaatgggatgctaCTCAAGTTTCTATGTGCGTGAAGGCAggcaagcaaatacttttggcaaaatagtgtgtgtgtgttttgcagtaGAGTGGTCCCCCCACGAATTACCCAGACCCACAGATACATAGACTATAAAAAATGATGGAAGTGTGTGGTGTTACCCATTGGGTTCTGGAATCTGTGTATTGAAGGCTTAATGTTAGTTTTGTGGCCACTGGAATTATGGAGTGTTTTGGGGGACCCAGAAATGACCAAATTTATATGAGGTGGTGGAGTGCCAAGTTATCGGCTGGCAAACAAGCTTGGCTAGCCAGCTATAGATATGAACCACTGAAGAGTTATATATCTAAGACTGGGTAGGAATTCCAATTGCAGACCCAACTGACCATTTTAAGCAAAACATTTTTGACTCTGTAATgttgttttacttttgtttacACATGTAACTTATCAGTTAATCAAGAGTCTTACAAGTATTAGCAAGCTAACATTAATCTACAGTATGTGGATTAGCTTTGGGTGCTCAGCCATTTTAAATGTAAGTTCTTTGAacttaagaaatattttttatattggtGTATACTGGTGGAAACATCTGGATCAGAGCAGATTTCATTTCATGCTGTTTTGTATGTGCAGGTAAGGTTCTGGTCCACTGTACTGTGGGAGTGAGCCGCTCAGCTACTCTGGTGCTAGCCTACTT carries:
- the dusp26 gene encoding dual specificity protein phosphatase 26 isoform X1, with the translated sequence MSQYGRRAASPAQLRRNKTAYSSRSPSRKDSERASPNLSVSELERLLYTGKTACNHADEVWPRLYIGDQDIASDRRELAKLGITHILNCAQTKWRGGAEYYAGMNITYHGIEAHDSPTFDMSVNFYPAAEFIHKALTSGGKVLVHCTVGVSRSATLVLAYLMIRQNLTLVEAIKTVKDHRGVIPNRGFLRQLNGLDGILRESRKTSQS
- the dusp26 gene encoding dual specificity protein phosphatase 26 isoform X2 — encoded protein: MAFMSRFSRSRSSSRSPSRKDSERASPNLSVSELERLLYTGKTACNHADEVWPRLYIGDQDIASDRRELAKLGITHILNCAQTKWRGGAEYYAGMNITYHGIEAHDSPTFDMSVNFYPAAEFIHKALTSGGKVLVHCTVGVSRSATLVLAYLMIRQNLTLVEAIKTVKDHRGVIPNRGFLRQLNGLDGILRESRKTSQS